GCAGTGCGGCGGCCGGGCCGTGCAGGTTCAGGCCGCGTGCGGCGTCGAGCGCGAGCCGGCCGTCGACGTCTACCGTGTACGGGCCGTGCGACTGGAAGTTGCCGTTCGCGCGCACCGGGCCGCCGAGGAAGCGTCCCGACAGGTCGTGCAGCGATGCGCCGGCCTCGGTGAACCGGACACTGCCGCGCAGTGCCGACAGCGGCGGCACGCCATTGGTCGTCAGCGTGTTGCCGCCGAATGCGAGTGCGCCTTCGACGTGCGTGTGCGGATGCGCGACGTGCTGCGGAATCGTGATCTTGAGCCCGAGCGACGCCGGTCCCTGCGCATCGATCCGCTGGCCGATGTGCCCGCTCATCGTGCCGAGCGAGCTGTTGTCCGCGTAGTCGATCAGGTCGGCGAGCGGGCCCTGCGCATGGCCGTCGATGATGAGCGGCGAGTGGGTCGGATTGCCGAGATCGTCGATGCGGCCGGCGACCTTCGTCAGCGCGACGCGCTTGTAGTGTGCGCGGTGGATGTCGAAGCGCAGCTTGTTCTGCGCGAGCTCGAACACGCCGTCGATCCCGTCGAGCGCCGGCCAGACGCTCGGCGTGCCGTTCGCGAGCTTGCGCGGCGGGTACGGCGTCGGTTCGAAGCGGCCGCCGGTGAACGGCGCGACGATGTGGAACACGCCGGCGTCCGGCTCGTGTTCGAACGGGAATTTCTCGAGCGGGCCACGGGCGACGATCGACGCGCCCTTGGTCACCTGGCCGTCCTGCAGCGCGTGGCCGAGATAGTCGCGCAGGTGTTCGGACATCCCGGTCGGCAGGTAGCGGGGGATGCGCGCCACCGACGCGCGGGCGAAATCGGCGCGCAGGTCGAGCGAGCCGCGGCCGTGGCCGGGGTTCGCGTACGAGCCCGACACCGCGATTTCGGCATCGGGGTTCGAGACGAGCAGGTCGGGCAGCGATACGTCGACGCGCGCGTGCTTCTCGCCGGGCGCGGGCGTGATCGTCCATTTGGCATTGCCGCGCAGGCGGTCGAACGTCAGGCGCGGCTCGTCGAATTCGCCGGGCACCGTGACGGCCGCATTGACCGTGTCGAAATGTGCAGAGCCGCCTGTCTCGTTCGCGTCGACGCGGCCCCACAGGTTCTCGACACCCGGCCAGCCGGCGCGCGGGTGGCCGCGCGGCGAGAGCCCGGGCGGCGGTTCCTGCGCCGCGAAGCTGATGCCTTGCAGGTCGCCGAGGAAGCGGTAGCGCACGATCGGCGCGGCGCCCATGCGCCGCTCCTCGTCGGCGAGGCCCGCGTGCGCGGGTTTCGCGCGTTCGACCTCGATGTGATAGTTCGACACCATTCCGCGCGGGTCGATCTTGATCAGCTCGTTGCGCAGGCGTGCCGGCAGCGGCAGGCCGCGAATGAATTCGCTGAGGATGCCGAGATCGACGCGGTCGCCGACGACGCTCAACAACTGCCCCTGGTTCGCGGTCGGCACGCGGTAGCGGGCCGTCAGCGTCGACAGCGCGAGCGAGCGGGCCAGCGGCGTGCCGTCCGGCAGCGGCGGCTGGCCGAGCTCCGCGTTGAAGCGCGTCAGGTGCAGCTTGTAGTCGTGGCCGGCGTCGAGCTGCATGTCCCAGCCGAAGCCGACCGTCGGCACGTCGAGCCGCGGCTGCGTCGGGCGCACGCGCAGCGCGACGTCCGCGCCCTGCAGGTCGCCGCCCGCCGAATGCAGGTGGCCGTCGCTGAAGGTAGCCCAGATCGCGTTGTCGATCCGGCCCGCGTGAATCGTGAGCGGCATGTCGAGGTAGCGCGCCAGCGTCTGCAGGTCGACCGGGCCCGTCGACAGGTACGCGTCGCCCGTCCAGTTCGCCGGCTTGCCGATCGGCGCGAGCGGCTTGTGCTTGAAGCGCGCACGGAAGTCGAGCGGGCCGAGCAGCAGCGTGCCGTTCGCGGGCGCCTGCAGCGCGGCCTTGTGCACGCGGCCGGTGTTGAGCACCGCGAGCCGGATGCCCGACAGCACGAGCTCCGGCGCGTCATGCTGCGCGTCGCGCCAGCGCAGCGTGCCGCCGCGCAGCACGATTGCCTCCTGGTTCAGCAGCCACGTGCCGAACGTGTCGTTGCCGCCGTGGGTGGTCCCCACGCCGACGCCCGCGATGCTCAGCGAGCCGTCGGCGGCACGCGCGACGACCAGGTCGGGCTGGTCGACGATCAGGCTCGACAGCGCGGGCGACAGCCGCAGCAGCGACATCCATGACAGCGCGGCCGTCGCATGCGGCACCGACAGCGCGACCTTGCCGTCACGGCCGCGGATCGTCAGGTTCGTGAGTTCGACGCCCGGCTGCATGCCGGACCAGTTCGGGGAAAGCTTGCCGATTGAAAGCTGCGCGTGGAGCTTGTCGGACACCGCGCGTTCGATGCGCGGGCGGAATTCGTCGATGCGGGGCAGCAGGACGTAGCGCAGCCCGAGGAACGCGCCGGACGCGACGAAGTAGGTGCCGATCCCGACTGCCAGCGTCACCCTGAACACGCGACGCAGGACCGGATGATCGTGCTTCGGAGGTCCCGCTTCGGGCGCAGCTACGGCGGATTCCTGACGGTCGGACATGCGGCGGACGGGCGGCGATATGGTAGTTTTGCAGACTGACGTTGAAATGTATCACACGGGTTCGTGCCGGCGGCCGTTGCGGCAGCGCGGCACGGGCTTTCCGGCGCGCGGTTTCGCGACGGGCGCACCTGCCCCGCGACGCCGCGCCGAGTCCATGGAGCCGGTCGGGAGCGGGGCGCGTGTGCGTTTCCCGTGCCGGCCGGCCGTTCCGCCAGGCCCGCTTCTCGATGACCGACGCTTCCGCCCTGATCTGCACGTCCTATTCCCGTTACCTGGCCCGAGCGGCCGCCGCGCGGCCCGCGCTGGCCGAACAGATCGCCGTGTGGGCCGCCGCACCGCTCGCCCGCGCGCAGCAGGATGCGCGCCTCACCGAACTGCTCGGCACGCCGGCCGCCGGCACGGCTGCGCCGACCGAGGAGCAACTGAAGCGCGCGCTGCGGCAACTGCGCGCCGAGGTGTTTGGCGCGGTCGCGGAGCGCGACCTGCGCGGGCTCGCCGACGTCGCCGAAGTGACGGGCGCGATGACCGATCTCGCCGAGGTGTCGGTGCAGCGCTCGCTCGCGCTGCTGTCGGCCGAGCTCGAGGCGCTGTACGGCGAGCCGCGCGGCGCCGACGGCCAGCGCGTCGTGCTCGGCGTGGTCGGGATGGGCAAGCTCGGCGGCCGCGAGCTGAACGTGTCGTCGGACATCGACCTGATCTTCGTCTACGAGGACGACGGCGAGACGACCGGCGGCACGCGTTCGCCATTGTCCACGCAGGAATACTTCACGCGGCTCGGCCGGCGGCTGATCGGCGTGTTGTCGGAAGTCACGGCCGACGGCTACGTGTTTCGCGTCGACATGCGGCTGCGTCCGAACGGCGATTCGGGGCCGCTCGTCTGCAGCCTCGGCATGCTCGAGGAATATTTCTACGTGCAGGGCCGCGAGTGGGAACGCTACGCGTGGATCAAGGGGCGGCTCGTGTCGGAGGGCGAAAGCGACGCGGCGCAACGGCTGGCGTCGCAACTCGAGTCGCTCGTCAAGCCGTTCGTATACCGCCGCTACCTCGACTTCGGCGTGATCGGCGCGATCCGCTCGCTGCACCAGCAGATCCGGCAGGAAGCCGCGCGCCGCGCGTCGATGCGGCCCGACAAGGCCGACGACATCAAGCTCGGGCGCGGCGGGATCCGCGAGATCGAATTCAGTGCGCAGGTGTTCCAGCTGATCCGCGGCGGCCAGGATGCGGAGTTCCGCGTGCGGCCGACGCTCGCGGTGCTGCGCCATGCGCAGGCGCGCGGGCTGATCGGCGAGGATGTGCGTGCGCGCCTGACCGATGCCTACAATTTTCTGCGCACGCTCGAGCACCGGCTGCAGTACCGCAACGACGCGCAGACGCACGCGATGCCGGTCGAGCCCGACGAACGCGCGGCGCTGGCCGCGTCGCTGGGCTTTGCCGACTACGCGGCGCTGATGACGGTGCTGGACGGCCACCGCACGTTCGTCGAAGCGCAGTTCGACCAGATTTTTGCCGACAAGGCGAGCGGCGCGCCCTGCGCGGCCGGCGACGACACGGCAGCCGCGTGGATCTGGAGCGGCGCGCTGGCCGACGACGGCGAGGACGACGCGCTGGTCGCGCGTCTCGACGGCCTCGGTTTCAAGGATCCGGCCACCGTGCTCGCCCGGCTGCGCGCGATCTGGCAGTCGTCGCGCTACACGGGCCTGCCGGAAAAGAGCCGGCAGCGCTTCGACAGCGTCGCGCAGCGGGCGCTCGACGCCGCGCCGAACATCGACGCCGCGCGCCGCGACGACACGATCGTGCGCCTGTTCGACCTGCTCGAGACGGTCAGCCGGCGCGGTGTCTATCTCGCATTGCTGACCGAATATCCGGCCGCGCTCGACCGCGTGCTGTCGGTGCTCGGTGCGACGCGCTGGGGCGGCGGCTACCTGATCCGCCATCCGCAGCTGCTCGACGAACTGCTCGACGACGAGGCGATCGCGAGCCCGTTCGACTGGCCCGCGTTCAAGGACGCACTGCGCGCGCGACTCGCCGCGGCCGACGGCCCCGAGCAACAGATGGACCTGCTGCGGCACGCCCAGCACGCGGAGGTGTTCCGGATCCTGCTGATCGATCTGGCCGGGCAACTGTCGGTCGAGCACGTGAGCGACCGGCTGTCCGAGCTGGCCGACGCGGTGCTCGACGTGACGATCGAAGTCGTCTGGTCGCAGCTCGCGAAGCGCCATCGCGACGTGCCGAAGTTCGCGGTGATCGCGTACGGCAAGCTCGGCGGCAAGGAGCTCGGCTACGCATCGGATCTCGACCTGATCTTCCTGTACGACGACGCCGACGAGCGCTCGGCGGACGTCTACACGACCTTCACGCGGCGCCTGATCACGTGGCTCACCACGGCGACCGGGGCGGGCGCGCTGTTCGACATCGACCTGCGGCTGCGGCCGAACGGCGAGGCCGGCCTGCTCGTCACCGATCTCGACGCGTTCCGCCGCTACCAGCTGCGCGAGGGCGACGCCGCGAATACCGCGTGGGTCTGGGAGCACCAGGCGCTGACGCGTGCCCGCTACAGCGCGGGCGACGCGCAGATCGGCGCGGACTTCGAGGCGATCCGCCAGCAGGTGCTGACGACGCCGCGCGACGGCGGCGTGCTTGCGAAGGAAATCGTCGACATGCGCGGCAAGGTGTTCGCCGGCCACCCGAACCAGACCGAGCTGTTCGACCTGAAGCACGATCGCGGCGGGATGGTCGACATCGAGTTCATCGTCCAGTACTGGGTGCTGCTGCACGCGTCGAGCGATGCCGAGCTGATCCGCAACACGGGCAACATCGCGCTGCTGCGCGAGGTCGCGCGCTTCGGGTTGATGGGCGAGGACGAGGCCGAGCGGGTGGGTGCGGCGTACCGGAAGTACCGGAAGCTGCAGCACAAGCTGCGGCTCGATGGCATGGAAAAGGCGCGGGTCGATCCGGCGGTGGTGGCCGACGAGCGGGCCGCTGTCACGGCGCTGTGGGAGCGCGTGTTCGGGGCGGTTGAAACGGATAGTTGAAACGGCCGTTCGATGCGGTGCGGCAGGGTGGACGCGATTGCGCCACCGGGCAAAAAAGGACCGGCGCGTGCGCCGGTCTTTTTGCGTTCGATGAACGGATAACGGGTGGCCAGCGTCAGGCGGCCAGCATTTCCTTCGCGTGCTTGCGCGTGGTCGCCGTGATCTCGAGGCCGCCGAGCATCCGTGCGACTTCCTCGATGCGGCTGGCGCGGTCGAGTGCGACGACGGTCGACACCGTACCGCCACGGTCGTCGGCGCCTTTTGCGACCTGGTAGTGGTGATCCCCGCGCGCGGCGACTTGCGGCAGGTGTGTCACGCACAGCACCTGGCGATCGCGCCCGAGCTGGTGCAGCAGGCGGCCGACCACTTCGGCGACGCCGCCGCCGATGCCCGTATCGACTTCGTCGAAGATCAGCGTCGGCGTCGGGCTTGCCGCGCTGGCGATCACCGCGAGCGCGAGGCTGATCCGCGC
This region of Burkholderia contaminans genomic DNA includes:
- a CDS encoding YhdP family protein, whose protein sequence is MSDRQESAVAAPEAGPPKHDHPVLRRVFRVTLAVGIGTYFVASGAFLGLRYVLLPRIDEFRPRIERAVSDKLHAQLSIGKLSPNWSGMQPGVELTNLTIRGRDGKVALSVPHATAALSWMSLLRLSPALSSLIVDQPDLVVARAADGSLSIAGVGVGTTHGGNDTFGTWLLNQEAIVLRGGTLRWRDAQHDAPELVLSGIRLAVLNTGRVHKAALQAPANGTLLLGPLDFRARFKHKPLAPIGKPANWTGDAYLSTGPVDLQTLARYLDMPLTIHAGRIDNAIWATFSDGHLHSAGGDLQGADVALRVRPTQPRLDVPTVGFGWDMQLDAGHDYKLHLTRFNAELGQPPLPDGTPLARSLALSTLTARYRVPTANQGQLLSVVGDRVDLGILSEFIRGLPLPARLRNELIKIDPRGMVSNYHIEVERAKPAHAGLADEERRMGAAPIVRYRFLGDLQGISFAAQEPPPGLSPRGHPRAGWPGVENLWGRVDANETGGSAHFDTVNAAVTVPGEFDEPRLTFDRLRGNAKWTITPAPGEKHARVDVSLPDLLVSNPDAEIAVSGSYANPGHGRGSLDLRADFARASVARIPRYLPTGMSEHLRDYLGHALQDGQVTKGASIVARGPLEKFPFEHEPDAGVFHIVAPFTGGRFEPTPYPPRKLANGTPSVWPALDGIDGVFELAQNKLRFDIHRAHYKRVALTKVAGRIDDLGNPTHSPLIIDGHAQGPLADLIDYADNSSLGTMSGHIGQRIDAQGPASLGLKITIPQHVAHPHTHVEGALAFGGNTLTTNGVPPLSALRGSVRFTEAGASLHDLSGRFLGGPVRANGNFQSHGPYTVDVDGRLALDAARGLNLHGPAAALLEHVVGDAPYKVAVRGAPGRLPDISAHSDLTGVALNFPAPFAKTAGTPMPFSFTLQPAPQTDGKRLEHADLTLGPVSATYLLDATRGQPLRAVRGAMGIHRMPDMPQDGVSAAVDVNELDADAWLALAHTLKPDTPRAPEPQAAPRVDFASFAPKRFALHFGTLKLLKRNWENVIIGASHVDELWQANIASNQVSGYLSWAPGGGHNGAGVLNARLAKLVVPDSAQHDLVGRAMNLPTPTDRPMPSIDLIVDQVVARNHDIGRLVVNARNIDEAGTPVWQLDKLELSNPDAKLTATGNWRTSRRALARGADESDAPRRTVFDFKLDIGNAGALLDRVGLPRTLAGGHGSVTGKVGWRGGPTALDFPSLGGQIAIDLEHGQILKVDPGAAKLLGVLSLQSLARFLTLNFRDVIGKGLPFDKITGTGQISNGIARTDDFSMMTGPANVAVRGAVDLGAETQDLHAHVAPKISAGAAAIGAAIINPLLGVGVLAANYALSETLSRAFALDYAITGSWAHPHIERVRGDQGKMNHGPADAANH
- the glnE gene encoding bifunctional [glutamate--ammonia ligase]-adenylyl-L-tyrosine phosphorylase/[glutamate--ammonia-ligase] adenylyltransferase, producing MTDASALICTSYSRYLARAAAARPALAEQIAVWAAAPLARAQQDARLTELLGTPAAGTAAPTEEQLKRALRQLRAEVFGAVAERDLRGLADVAEVTGAMTDLAEVSVQRSLALLSAELEALYGEPRGADGQRVVLGVVGMGKLGGRELNVSSDIDLIFVYEDDGETTGGTRSPLSTQEYFTRLGRRLIGVLSEVTADGYVFRVDMRLRPNGDSGPLVCSLGMLEEYFYVQGREWERYAWIKGRLVSEGESDAAQRLASQLESLVKPFVYRRYLDFGVIGAIRSLHQQIRQEAARRASMRPDKADDIKLGRGGIREIEFSAQVFQLIRGGQDAEFRVRPTLAVLRHAQARGLIGEDVRARLTDAYNFLRTLEHRLQYRNDAQTHAMPVEPDERAALAASLGFADYAALMTVLDGHRTFVEAQFDQIFADKASGAPCAAGDDTAAAWIWSGALADDGEDDALVARLDGLGFKDPATVLARLRAIWQSSRYTGLPEKSRQRFDSVAQRALDAAPNIDAARRDDTIVRLFDLLETVSRRGVYLALLTEYPAALDRVLSVLGATRWGGGYLIRHPQLLDELLDDEAIASPFDWPAFKDALRARLAAADGPEQQMDLLRHAQHAEVFRILLIDLAGQLSVEHVSDRLSELADAVLDVTIEVVWSQLAKRHRDVPKFAVIAYGKLGGKELGYASDLDLIFLYDDADERSADVYTTFTRRLITWLTTATGAGALFDIDLRLRPNGEAGLLVTDLDAFRRYQLREGDAANTAWVWEHQALTRARYSAGDAQIGADFEAIRQQVLTTPRDGGVLAKEIVDMRGKVFAGHPNQTELFDLKHDRGGMVDIEFIVQYWVLLHASSDAELIRNTGNIALLREVARFGLMGEDEAERVGAAYRKYRKLQHKLRLDGMEKARVDPAVVADERAAVTALWERVFGAVETDS